A region of Nitrospinota bacterium DNA encodes the following proteins:
- a CDS encoding nuclear transport factor 2 family protein, with protein MKLFKIPETFGPASANRMDETSATGMQGAVAALETFYYAFNNRSVEILCAIWAKDPLAQLNNPVGGVMRGMDEISSVYNHLAGGKVSVWVELYDIVVMDGGGMVTFMGRERGEAQWDGALLPLAIRTTRLFAWDEPEGAWRQFHHHGSMDEPGPLAKYQMAVRGR; from the coding sequence ATGAAATTGTTCAAGATACCGGAAACCTTCGGGCCCGCCAGCGCCAACCGGATGGATGAAACCAGCGCAACAGGTATGCAAGGCGCCGTGGCCGCTCTGGAGACTTTCTATTACGCCTTCAACAACCGCTCGGTGGAAATCCTTTGCGCCATCTGGGCCAAAGACCCGCTGGCCCAGTTGAACAACCCTGTGGGAGGGGTTATGCGGGGTATGGACGAAATATCCAGTGTGTACAATCATCTGGCGGGAGGGAAAGTGTCGGTTTGGGTGGAGCTTTACGACATCGTGGTTATGGACGGCGGCGGCATGGTAACGTTCATGGGGCGGGAGCGGGGTGAGGCTCAATGGGATGGCGCGTTATTGCCCCTTGCGATAAGGACAACACGGTTATTCGCGTGGGATGAGCCCGAGGGCGCATGGAGGCAATTCCATCATCACGGATCCATGGATGAACCCGGACCGCTGGCGAAATACCAGATGGCGGTGAGGGGCCGTTAG
- a CDS encoding TetR/AcrR family transcriptional regulator: protein MYIYGQRSDIMGASGKQKVAEAATKLFGERGYEAVSPRDIQKAAGVGQGSFYHHFGSKLALASHALEAIAGEMKKEADAILGPDNPVEGLRRYITRPRHGQRGCRLGRFAYEGIIREKAAREPVTDYFDYVGERLVSLMENARAQGSLSKKVNAEHMATALMATVQGAYVLARVYQDDKRLKYAMDGLLELFEMAVLSGRRPAAKSSGRRK from the coding sequence ATGTACATATATGGGCAAAGGAGCGACATCATGGGCGCCAGCGGGAAACAAAAGGTGGCCGAAGCGGCCACGAAGCTTTTTGGCGAGCGGGGTTATGAGGCCGTAAGCCCCCGGGACATTCAAAAGGCCGCCGGGGTGGGGCAGGGGAGTTTTTACCATCATTTCGGATCCAAGCTTGCGCTGGCAAGCCATGCGCTGGAGGCAATAGCCGGAGAGATGAAAAAGGAGGCTGACGCCATCCTTGGCCCCGATAATCCCGTTGAAGGGCTACGGCGTTATATCACCCGCCCCCGGCACGGCCAGCGCGGGTGCAGGCTTGGCAGATTCGCCTATGAGGGGATAATCCGGGAAAAAGCGGCGCGGGAGCCGGTGACGGATTATTTCGATTATGTGGGGGAACGGCTTGTGAGCCTGATGGAAAACGCCAGGGCCCAGGGCTCGTTGTCCAAAAAGGTCAATGCGGAACATATGGCCACTGCGTTAATGGCCACGGTGCAGGGGGCGTATGTTCTGGCCAGGGTTTATCAAGACGACAAACGGCTGAAATACGCCATGGATGGATTGCTGGAGTTGTTTGAGATGGCCGTATTGAGCGGGAGGCGGCCAGCGGCCAAAAGCTCCGGGAGGCGGAAATGA